A genomic region of Oryza glaberrima chromosome 1, OglaRS2, whole genome shotgun sequence contains the following coding sequences:
- the LOC127754658 gene encoding uncharacterized protein LOC127754658 produces the protein MEERPRDRTVEEAAAFSGDESDGEFEFPFVSRETDAGGVADELFADGRIRAFYPVFGRVLDDVAVTPAAAAAEDRRPPLGRLFLEEGRNSSVGSTSSSSSSTDIAELDGVSPDSYCVWVPGSSPASSPSRPPRKSGSTGSIARWRRISELVVGRSHSDGKEKFRFLSAPSSPARDHPKPKPTTKGGAAAATKLHTELDTIAAGHRLSYSPNHKAHGGATRRTFLPYRQDLMGIFANVNGLSRTHHRPF, from the coding sequence ATGGAAGAGAGACCTCGCGATCGCACCgtcgaggaggccgcggcgttCTCCGGCGATGAGTCCGATGGGGAATTCGAGTTCCCGTTCGTGAGCAGGGAGACGGACGCCGGGGGCGTGGCCGACGAGCTCTTCGCGGACGGCCGCATCAGGGCGTTCTACCCGGTGTTTGGCCGCGTGCTCGACGACGTGGCGGTgacgcctgcggcggcggcggcggaggaccggAGGCCGCCGCTCGGGAGGCTGTTCCTCGAGGAGGGGCGGAACTCGTCCGTCgggtcgacgtcgtcgtcgtcgtcgtccacggacATCGCCGAGCTGGACGGCGTGTCGCCCGACAGCTACTGCGTCTGGGTGCccgggtcgtcgccggcgtcctcgccgtcgcgcccCCCGCGGAAGAGCGGGTCGACGGGGTCCATCGCGCGGTGGCGCCGCATCagcgagctcgtcgtcggccgcagCCACAGCGACGGCAAGGAGAAGTTCCGCTTCCTCtccgcgccgtcgtccccgGCCAGGGATCACCCCAAACCGAAGCCCACGAcgaagggcggcgccgccgccgccaccaagctCCACACCGAGCTCgacaccatcgccgccggccaccggctgTCCTACTCCCCCAACCAcaaggcgcacggcggcgcgacgcggcggacGTTCCTGCCGTACCGCCAGGATCTCATGGGCATCTTCGCCAACGTGAACGGCCTCAGCCGGACTCACCACCGCCCCTTCTGA